From Mannheimia pernigra, one genomic window encodes:
- the mrcB gene encoding penicillin-binding protein 1B, with the protein MSDVELNDQNQAQSQDPESKPKRRSYILSTLFKLGLIGACSVAFYGIYLDGKIRRKMDGQVWALPAEVYARIESIKIEDHLGLEQTKQALLDNGYRQVSQVATPGDFKIEENRLVLLRRAFPFPETPESQRVLRLTFKDDKLTYIEDLVQGKLIEEFRLDPKLLAMLHSDSDEERQALRLQEYPRLLIESLILTEDRRFYQHDGISPIGIARALMTNYQAGRTVQGGSTLTQQLVKNLFLTNERSLGRKINEALMSVILDFRYEKNRILETYLNEIYLGQNGSYQIHGFALASKFYFGRPIQEISLDQIALLVGMVKGPSLYNPWRNPQGATERRNVVLRLLRDHQVINQELYDLLSRRPLNVREKGTIYREQPAFMQALTIDLKNELGEVRAAQLSGTKIFTTLDRKQQRSAEQAVITGLEDLESNNKKVTDLQSAIVVVEYRTGKVRAIVGDRLTQFAGFNRAIQSKRQIGSLVKPSIYAIALAQPDLFRLNTPVPNRQISIKVGSTYWTPRNYDRSFSGSVMFMDALVRSLNIPTVNIGMKVGLKKVIAKQKEMGWNTTEIPLYPSTLLGSYSISPYDVTRSYQVIANEGLKIPLTTIETIISHNGEIFYQRDNSKIGDQVLPPEAAVQTMYAMQQVVERGTARSLQGNFAKLKLAGKTGTTNNARDTWFVGVDGEHITTVWLGKDNNGDTHLTGSSGALYVYKQYLERALPQAYKLPKLNTMQWVGINSYGSWTCDSSRQIPVWRDNGQSYCTSTGTVAAQSSVWDALSLKEDNNPKAEEAEDNQFIPNEEVAPKE; encoded by the coding sequence ATGTCAGACGTTGAGCTAAACGATCAGAATCAAGCGCAGAGCCAAGATCCTGAGTCAAAACCGAAAAGGAGAAGTTATATTCTCTCCACTTTATTTAAGCTTGGGCTGATTGGAGCTTGTAGTGTCGCTTTCTATGGGATTTACCTAGACGGCAAGATTCGTCGCAAAATGGACGGGCAAGTTTGGGCGTTACCTGCTGAGGTTTATGCCCGTATTGAAAGCATTAAAATTGAGGATCATTTAGGGCTTGAACAAACTAAACAGGCTTTGTTGGATAACGGTTATCGTCAAGTTTCACAGGTGGCTACACCAGGTGATTTTAAAATAGAAGAGAATCGTTTAGTTTTGCTACGTCGTGCTTTCCCATTTCCTGAAACGCCTGAATCGCAACGTGTTCTACGTTTAACGTTCAAAGATGATAAATTAACCTATATCGAAGATCTTGTGCAGGGAAAGTTGATCGAGGAATTTCGTTTAGATCCGAAATTGCTTGCGATGTTGCACTCCGATAGTGATGAAGAACGTCAAGCGTTACGTTTACAAGAATATCCTCGTTTGTTGATTGAATCGTTGATTTTAACTGAAGATCGTCGCTTTTATCAGCACGATGGAATCAGCCCGATTGGAATTGCACGAGCATTAATGACGAATTATCAAGCAGGCAGAACTGTGCAAGGTGGAAGTACCTTAACACAACAGCTGGTTAAAAACCTGTTTTTAACGAATGAACGATCGTTGGGGCGTAAAATTAACGAAGCCTTGATGTCGGTTATTTTAGATTTTAGATATGAGAAAAATCGTATTCTAGAAACGTACCTCAATGAAATTTATTTAGGACAAAATGGTAGCTATCAAATTCACGGCTTTGCATTAGCAAGTAAATTCTATTTTGGTCGCCCAATTCAAGAAATCAGCCTTGACCAAATTGCTTTATTAGTGGGAATGGTAAAAGGTCCATCACTTTATAATCCGTGGCGAAACCCACAAGGTGCGACAGAACGCCGTAATGTCGTACTGCGTTTATTACGTGATCATCAAGTGATTAATCAAGAACTTTATGATTTGTTGAGTAGGCGTCCATTAAATGTGCGTGAAAAAGGCACGATTTACCGCGAACAACCTGCGTTTATGCAGGCATTAACGATTGATTTAAAAAATGAATTAGGAGAAGTTAGAGCCGCACAACTTTCAGGCACAAAAATCTTTACTACGCTAGATCGCAAGCAGCAGCGTTCAGCAGAACAAGCCGTTATTACTGGCTTGGAAGATTTAGAGAGCAATAATAAGAAGGTAACAGATCTGCAATCTGCAATTGTCGTGGTGGAATATCGTACAGGCAAAGTGAGAGCTATTGTTGGCGATCGTTTAACTCAATTTGCAGGTTTTAACCGTGCTATACAGTCAAAACGTCAGATAGGTTCTTTAGTTAAGCCGTCTATCTATGCAATTGCTTTAGCTCAGCCTGATCTGTTTCGTTTAAATACACCTGTTCCAAACAGACAAATTTCAATTAAAGTAGGCTCAACTTATTGGACCCCTCGTAACTACGACCGTAGCTTCAGCGGTTCAGTAATGTTTATGGACGCATTGGTTCGCTCGCTTAATATTCCAACTGTGAATATTGGTATGAAAGTGGGCTTGAAAAAAGTGATCGCTAAACAAAAAGAGATGGGCTGGAATACCACTGAAATTCCGTTATATCCTTCAACTTTGTTAGGTTCTTATTCTATTTCTCCTTACGATGTAACGCGTTCTTATCAAGTGATTGCGAATGAAGGCTTAAAAATACCATTAACGACGATTGAGACCATTATTTCTCATAATGGTGAAATATTCTACCAGCGAGATAATAGTAAAATCGGTGATCAGGTGCTTCCTCCAGAAGCTGCCGTACAAACGATGTATGCAATGCAACAAGTAGTAGAGCGAGGTACTGCTCGTAGCCTGCAAGGTAATTTTGCTAAGTTAAAATTAGCAGGCAAAACAGGTACAACCAATAATGCTCGTGATACCTGGTTTGTTGGTGTTGATGGCGAACATATTACAACGGTTTGGCTCGGGAAAGATAATAATGGTGATACCCATTTAACTGGCTCAAGCGGAGCATTATATGTTTATAAGCAATATCTTGAACGTGCTTTACCACAGGCTTATAAATTACCTAAACTCAATACGATGCAATGGGTTGGCATTAATAGCTACGGTAGCTGGACCTGCGATAGCAGCAGACAAATTCCTGTTTGGCGTGATAATGGGCAGAGTTATTGTACCAGCACAGGCACTGTTGCCGCTCAATCAAGTGTATGGGATGCTCTTTCATTGAAAGAGGATAATAATCCAAAAGCTGAAGAGGCGGAAGACAACCAATTTATTCCAAATGAAGAGGTTGCTCCGAAGGAATAA
- a CDS encoding Dps family protein — translation MAMSNIGLNKEVAKKLADELNDLLATYQVFYTNVRGYHWNVRGVNFFELHAKFEEIYDDLVSKVDEIAERILTLGHTPNNAFSQYLTRSQIKEHIGVSAAQECLRGTLDGFKTLLAQQREILTLANEADDEGTASQMSDYIKEQEKLVWMFTAACAECSDYAQGCSCNS, via the coding sequence ATGGCAATGTCAAATATCGGTTTAAATAAAGAAGTCGCAAAAAAATTAGCAGATGAATTAAATGATTTATTAGCAACGTATCAAGTATTTTACACGAATGTGCGTGGCTATCACTGGAACGTGCGTGGTGTAAATTTCTTTGAATTACACGCAAAATTTGAAGAAATTTATGATGATTTAGTTTCTAAAGTAGATGAAATTGCAGAGCGTATTTTAACTTTAGGTCATACGCCAAATAACGCATTTAGCCAATATTTAACACGTTCTCAAATTAAAGAACATATTGGTGTTTCAGCGGCACAAGAGTGTTTAAGAGGCACATTAGATGGCTTTAAAACACTCTTAGCTCAGCAACGTGAAATTTTAACGTTAGCCAATGAGGCTGATGATGAAGGTACAGCTTCTCAAATGAGTGACTACATCAAAGAGCAAGAAAAATTAGTATGGATGTTCACCGCTGCTTGTGCAGAATGTTCAGATTACGCACAAGGTTGTTCTTGCAACTCATAA
- a CDS encoding tRNA1(Val) (adenine(37)-N6)-methyltransferase codes for MTMSNGFQFKQFFIQHNKCAMKVNTDGILLGAIAYIENAQQILDLGTGSGLVALMLAQRTSETCQITALELEPNACRQAGENVKKSVWANRISVLQGDVMQQQFEQKFDLIVSNPPYFEHSLASQTEQRDLARAIKTFSHFDWLTQAQKWLAENGIITMILPTEAAEKLISQSLEIDLHCIEQWTIFTKLEKAPKRSIVSFRLQERRCVQRKLVIYDRNNCYTAEFKRITRDFYLNF; via the coding sequence ATCACTATGTCGAACGGTTTTCAATTTAAACAGTTTTTTATTCAGCATAATAAATGTGCGATGAAGGTTAATACTGATGGTATTTTGCTTGGTGCCATCGCTTATATCGAAAATGCTCAGCAAATTTTAGATTTAGGCACGGGCTCAGGTTTGGTTGCCCTTATGCTTGCTCAACGAACCAGTGAGACTTGCCAGATTACTGCATTAGAGCTTGAACCAAATGCTTGCCGACAAGCGGGTGAAAATGTAAAAAAATCTGTATGGGCAAATCGTATTTCTGTTTTACAGGGCGATGTGATGCAACAACAATTTGAACAGAAATTCGATTTAATTGTAAGTAACCCGCCCTATTTTGAACACTCGCTTGCCAGCCAAACTGAACAACGAGATCTTGCTCGTGCCATCAAAACTTTTAGCCATTTTGACTGGCTAACACAAGCCCAAAAATGGTTAGCCGAAAATGGCATAATTACGATGATTTTACCCACGGAAGCGGCAGAGAAATTAATTTCCCAAAGTCTAGAAATTGATTTGCATTGCATTGAGCAATGGACGATTTTTACTAAATTAGAGAAAGCACCTAAGCGAAGCATAGTGAGTTTTCGTTTGCAGGAGAGGCGATGTGTACAAAGAAAGTTGGTCATTTATGATCGGAATAACTGTTACACTGCGGAATTTAAACGGATCACTCGCGATTTTTATTTGAATTTTTGA
- the rraA gene encoding ribonuclease E activity regulator RraA yields the protein MRIDTSELCDLYSDQIDVVEPIFSSFGGASSFFGKITTVKCFESNGLIAEVLEEEGEGRVLLVDGGGAVRRALIDAELAQLAVDNGWEGIIVYGAVRQLDILERLEIGIHALAPIPVGADNTDIGEVDTPVNFGGVTFFPEDYVYADLTGIILSQELLDLNDISE from the coding sequence ATGCGTATTGATACCTCTGAGCTTTGCGATCTTTATTCTGACCAAATTGATGTTGTTGAACCGATTTTCTCAAGTTTTGGGGGTGCCTCTTCCTTCTTTGGCAAAATCACTACCGTCAAATGTTTTGAAAGCAATGGCTTAATTGCTGAAGTGCTGGAAGAAGAAGGCGAAGGGCGTGTGTTATTGGTTGATGGTGGCGGTGCTGTTCGCCGAGCATTAATTGATGCAGAGCTGGCTCAACTCGCTGTGGATAATGGCTGGGAAGGAATCATCGTTTATGGTGCTGTTCGCCAGTTAGATATTTTGGAAAGACTAGAGATTGGCATTCACGCACTTGCTCCTATTCCAGTCGGGGCAGATAATACCGATATTGGCGAGGTAGATACCCCTGTTAATTTTGGCGGTGTAACGTTTTTCCCTGAAGATTATGTCTATGCCGATTTAACAGGCATTATTCTTTCGCAAGAATTGTTGGATTTAAACGATATTAGCGAATAA
- a CDS encoding mechanosensitive ion channel family protein, translating into MTDKATEIAPKIDVVAQTGKMINKMSSMDFNTILYEWIIPYGTKILLAIAIFVIGRFLARIISTLLGKAALTSTRNEMLQSFITSISYFLLLLIVVIASLSQVGINTSSLVALIGAAGLAIGLSLQNSLQNFAAGVMLLIFEPFRKGDLIETSGMSGVVEKMGLLVLELRTGDNKTVLLPNGKVFSDKIVNYSNNPTRRIDFTFDIAYGANLKNAKEVIQRILENNDYVLKDPAPVVAVGTLGSDSVQLIARPWVQTTNYWVAYWDILEKIQLEFDNLSISTTEDDQTDLHLKSGTLDPKGESQI; encoded by the coding sequence ATGACAGATAAAGCTACAGAAATAGCTCCAAAGATTGATGTCGTTGCACAAACAGGGAAAATGATCAATAAAATGAGTTCGATGGATTTTAATACTATTCTTTATGAGTGGATTATTCCTTATGGTACAAAAATCCTACTTGCAATTGCGATTTTTGTCATCGGTAGATTTCTTGCTCGCATCATTAGCACTTTACTAGGAAAAGCTGCATTAACATCAACCAGAAATGAAATGTTGCAAAGTTTTATTACTTCGATCAGCTATTTCTTACTACTATTAATTGTGGTGATTGCCTCACTTTCACAAGTGGGTATTAATACCAGTTCATTAGTCGCATTAATCGGTGCAGCAGGTTTAGCTATTGGTTTATCACTGCAAAACTCATTACAAAACTTCGCAGCAGGTGTGATGCTTCTCATTTTTGAGCCATTTCGTAAAGGTGATTTGATAGAAACGAGTGGCATGAGCGGTGTGGTTGAAAAAATGGGTTTACTCGTTTTAGAGCTTCGTACCGGTGATAACAAAACCGTACTTTTACCAAATGGTAAAGTATTCTCAGATAAAATTGTTAATTACTCGAATAACCCAACTCGTCGCATTGATTTTACGTTTGATATTGCTTACGGTGCTAACTTAAAAAATGCAAAAGAGGTTATTCAACGTATTTTAGAAAATAACGATTATGTATTAAAAGATCCTGCTCCTGTCGTTGCTGTAGGTACGCTAGGCTCAGATAGCGTACAGTTAATTGCTCGCCCTTGGGTACAAACGACAAACTACTGGGTAGCTTATTGGGATATTCTTGAAAAAATTCAATTAGAATTTGATAACTTAAGTATTTCTACTACAGAAGACGATCAAACAGATTTACATCTTAAAAGCGGTACTTTAGATCCCAAAGGAGAATCTCAAATCTAA
- the rluC gene encoding 23S rRNA pseudouridine(955/2504/2580) synthase RluC encodes MTTEKVICASVKFLTIGEDEAGQRLDNFLLAKLKGVPKSLIYRIVRKGEVRVNKGRTKPEYKLHADDIVRVPPVRVTEKNEPQISTKLNKVAELESQILYEDDSMLVINKPSGIAVHGGSGLSFGVIEALRALRSQARFLELVHRIDRDTSGILLVAKKRSALRSLHEQLREKVVQKEYLALVRGQWQAHTKVIKAPLLKSELASGERIVRVSEEGKPSETRFSIEERYANASLIKASPVTGRTHQIRVHTQYAGHPIALDDKYGDSDFDIKMKEAGLHRLFLHAYSIRFEHPKTGEEMVITAPLDKKLKGVLAKLRTEK; translated from the coding sequence ATGACAACAGAAAAAGTAATTTGTGCCAGCGTTAAATTTTTGACTATTGGTGAAGATGAAGCAGGGCAGCGTTTAGATAATTTTTTATTGGCAAAACTCAAAGGCGTACCGAAAAGCTTGATTTACCGTATAGTCCGTAAAGGCGAAGTGCGGGTAAACAAAGGACGAACTAAGCCTGAATACAAACTGCACGCTGATGATATAGTACGTGTTCCACCTGTGCGTGTGACAGAGAAAAATGAGCCACAGATTTCTACCAAATTGAATAAAGTCGCCGAGCTGGAAAGCCAAATCTTGTATGAAGATGATTCTATGCTTGTTATCAACAAGCCATCAGGCATTGCAGTTCATGGCGGTAGTGGCTTGAGTTTTGGGGTAATTGAGGCGTTAAGAGCGTTACGTTCTCAAGCTCGCTTTTTAGAGCTTGTTCATCGTATAGACCGCGATACTTCGGGCATTTTGCTGGTGGCTAAAAAACGCTCTGCATTGCGTTCATTACACGAGCAACTGCGTGAAAAAGTCGTACAAAAAGAGTATTTGGCGTTGGTGCGTGGGCAATGGCAGGCTCATACTAAAGTGATTAAAGCCCCGTTGCTTAAAAGTGAGTTAGCAAGTGGTGAGCGAATTGTGCGAGTCAGTGAAGAAGGTAAACCCTCTGAAACTCGCTTTAGCATTGAAGAGCGTTACGCTAATGCCTCGCTGATTAAAGCTTCTCCCGTTACGGGTAGAACGCATCAAATCCGAGTGCATACTCAATATGCAGGACACCCGATTGCTTTAGATGATAAATATGGCGACAGCGATTTCGACATTAAAATGAAAGAAGCTGGGTTACACCGCCTGTTCTTACACGCCTATTCTATTCGTTTTGAACATCCGAAAACTGGTGAGGAAATGGTGATTACTGCACCGCTGGATAAAAAGCTTAAAGGTGTGTTGGCGAAGTTGAGGACAGAGAAATAA
- the folP gene encoding dihydropteroate synthase, whose protein sequence is MKIYFKNFQKNDRLLDLTKPHIMGILNFTPDSFSDSGQFFSLDKALFHVEKMLNEGATIIDVGGESTRPNAAIVTLEEELERVVPVVEAIHNRFDCLISVDSSKAEVFKQAAKVGMDMINDVRALTEQNALETVAELGLPVCLMHMQGNPQNMQQNPEYDDVLEEVADFLNQRIFECVTAGIPKEHIILDPGFGFGKTVKHNYQLLKHLKAFADSGFPVLAGLSRKSMIGAVLDKPVEQRLAGSIAAALIAVQHGAKILRVHDVAETADMLKIWQATVESDN, encoded by the coding sequence ATGAAAATCTATTTCAAAAATTTTCAAAAAAATGACCGCTTGTTAGATTTGACTAAGCCACACATTATGGGCATTTTAAATTTCACGCCCGATTCATTTTCTGATTCAGGTCAGTTTTTCTCCCTTGATAAAGCGTTGTTCCACGTCGAGAAAATGCTAAATGAAGGAGCAACTATTATTGATGTCGGTGGCGAATCGACTCGCCCGAATGCAGCGATTGTGACTTTAGAAGAAGAGCTTGAGCGTGTGGTGCCAGTAGTAGAAGCCATTCATAATCGTTTTGACTGTTTAATTTCAGTGGATAGCTCCAAGGCTGAGGTATTCAAACAAGCTGCAAAAGTGGGTATGGATATGATTAATGATGTTCGAGCTTTAACTGAGCAAAACGCATTAGAAACCGTTGCTGAGCTGGGGTTGCCGGTTTGTTTAATGCATATGCAAGGTAATCCGCAAAATATGCAGCAAAATCCAGAATATGATGATGTGTTAGAAGAAGTGGCGGATTTCTTAAATCAACGTATTTTCGAGTGCGTTACAGCAGGCATTCCTAAAGAGCATATTATTTTAGATCCTGGTTTTGGCTTTGGAAAAACGGTTAAGCATAATTATCAACTACTAAAACATTTAAAAGCCTTTGCCGATTCGGGATTTCCTGTGCTTGCAGGGCTTTCTCGGAAATCGATGATTGGTGCAGTGTTAGATAAACCCGTAGAGCAAAGGCTAGCGGGTTCAATTGCTGCGGCTCTTATTGCTGTGCAACATGGGGCAAAGATTTTACGTGTTCACGATGTTGCCGAAACTGCCGATATGCTAAAAATTTGGCAGGCAACCGTTGAATCAGATAATTAA
- a CDS encoding ArsC family reductase, producing MITLVYGIKNCDTVKKALKWLEENQQNPILHDYRADGLDSDWLVKMAAKFGWENLVNKRSTTWRNLDEAIKHNLNSETALKVLIEQPTLIKRPIVIQNDIALLGFNKNEYQAIFAKNK from the coding sequence ATGATTACCTTAGTTTACGGTATTAAAAATTGCGATACCGTCAAAAAAGCCTTGAAATGGTTAGAAGAGAATCAGCAAAACCCAATACTTCACGATTACCGTGCCGATGGTTTAGATTCTGACTGGTTAGTGAAAATGGCAGCGAAATTTGGTTGGGAAAATCTGGTAAACAAACGTAGCACTACTTGGCGTAATTTGGATGAAGCGATCAAACATAATCTTAATAGTGAAACTGCATTAAAGGTGTTAATAGAACAGCCTACGTTAATTAAACGTCCAATTGTTATTCAAAATGATATTGCGTTGCTTGGTTTTAATAAGAACGAGTACCAAGCTATATTTGCAAAAAATAAGTAA
- the dapE gene encoding succinyl-diaminopimelate desuccinylase → MKNEIISLAQNLIRRDSISPDDKGCQQEIAERLSEVGFDIEWLPFGDTLNMWATHGTENGKDEPCVAFAGHTDVVPVGEENQWQYPPFSAEIVDGMLYGRGCADMKGSLSALVIAAETFVKNNPNHKGKVALLITSDEEAAAKDGTVKVVETLMARNESVHYCVVGEPSSSQVLGDVIKNGRRGSITADLYIEGIQGHVAYPHLAENPVHTSLGFLTELTQYKWDNGNDFFPPTSLQIANIKAGTGSNNVIPGELYVQFNLRYCTEVSDEIIKAVVAEMLEKYGLKYRISWHLSGKPFLAGKGKLVEAAVQAVENVAKITPRLDTSGGTSDGRFIALMGTEVVEFGPLNATIHKVNECVSVDDLAKCGEIYYQILDNLLN, encoded by the coding sequence ATGAAAAATGAAATTATCTCCCTTGCACAAAACTTAATTCGCCGTGATTCTATCAGCCCTGATGATAAAGGCTGCCAACAAGAAATTGCTGAACGCTTAAGTGAAGTTGGCTTTGATATTGAATGGCTACCATTTGGCGACACATTAAATATGTGGGCAACACACGGTACGGAAAACGGCAAAGATGAACCTTGTGTTGCTTTTGCAGGGCATACTGATGTTGTGCCTGTAGGCGAAGAAAACCAATGGCAATATCCGCCATTTTCTGCTGAAATTGTAGATGGAATGCTTTATGGGCGTGGTTGTGCAGATATGAAAGGCTCGCTTTCTGCATTAGTGATTGCAGCAGAAACTTTTGTAAAAAATAATCCGAACCACAAGGGAAAAGTAGCATTACTGATTACCTCCGATGAAGAAGCTGCTGCAAAAGATGGTACGGTAAAAGTAGTGGAAACCTTGATGGCTCGTAATGAATCTGTACATTATTGTGTAGTAGGCGAGCCATCAAGTAGTCAAGTATTGGGCGATGTAATTAAAAATGGCAGACGTGGCTCCATAACTGCTGATTTGTATATTGAAGGCATTCAAGGGCACGTTGCTTATCCTCATTTGGCTGAAAACCCTGTGCATACTTCACTGGGCTTTTTAACTGAATTGACTCAATATAAATGGGATAACGGTAATGATTTTTTCCCACCCACTAGCTTGCAAATAGCCAATATTAAAGCAGGTACGGGTAGCAATAATGTTATTCCAGGCGAGCTTTATGTGCAGTTTAATTTACGTTACTGTACTGAAGTGAGTGATGAAATCATTAAAGCGGTTGTTGCTGAAATGTTGGAGAAATATGGCTTAAAATATCGTATTAGTTGGCATTTATCAGGTAAGCCCTTCCTTGCAGGTAAGGGAAAATTGGTGGAGGCAGCGGTGCAAGCGGTTGAAAATGTAGCAAAAATCACCCCTCGTTTAGATACTAGCGGTGGCACATCAGACGGTAGATTCATCGCCTTAATGGGTACTGAAGTAGTGGAATTTGGGCCGTTAAATGCAACTATTCATAAAGTGAATGAATGTGTGAGTGTAGATGATTTAGCAAAATGCGGTGAGATTTATTACCAAATTTTAGATAACTTACTTAATTAA
- a CDS encoding cation:proton antiporter has protein sequence MQLYFYICLLFGLAMFISFFTRKLNENIQITIAITASALIGSLLILTFGYFGWFNVDKLAISIFEQLDFNSFLLNGMLGFLLFAGSLGIKLPLMKDQRREIAVYALFSTLISTFLIGALIYGVAIMCGLEIGFVYCLLFGSLISPTDPIAVLAIIKSLKAPKRLSMNVEGESLFNDGIGLVIFTTIFAVAFGGQSPTVSGVMMLFLQEAVGGILFGLLTGFVAHKFISATNDGSLEILITLTIPTVGFVMANYLHVSGALAMVVAGIMIGNWTRRSGFSEQSQKYLDHFWEMIDHSLNYLLFLLIGLSTLLVDFTFIGGVLMIAAIPICLLSRYVSLWIPYQVLKRFRTYNPYTLRIMTWGGLRGGLGLAMALSVPSGVAMISSSAGNLDVRDLILLMTYAVVTFSILVQGSTIEPMIKKAKLVDPRRIAFNKLGGKDDFIPHI, from the coding sequence ATGCAACTCTACTTCTATATTTGTTTATTATTTGGGCTTGCAATGTTCATTTCTTTTTTTACAAGAAAACTGAACGAAAATATTCAAATAACCATTGCAATTACAGCCTCCGCCTTGATTGGTTCTCTTCTTATTCTTACTTTCGGCTATTTCGGTTGGTTTAATGTTGATAAACTGGCCATTTCCATTTTTGAACAGCTTGATTTCAACAGTTTCTTATTAAACGGCATGCTTGGCTTTTTGTTATTCGCAGGTTCACTTGGTATCAAACTCCCTTTAATGAAAGATCAACGTCGAGAAATTGCTGTTTATGCTTTATTTTCTACATTAATCTCCACTTTTTTGATCGGAGCATTAATTTATGGTGTAGCAATAATGTGTGGATTAGAGATTGGCTTTGTTTATTGTCTATTATTTGGCTCGCTAATTTCTCCAACCGACCCAATTGCTGTACTGGCGATTATCAAAAGTTTAAAAGCCCCAAAACGTCTTTCTATGAATGTTGAAGGGGAATCTCTATTTAATGATGGTATTGGCCTAGTGATTTTTACAACTATTTTTGCGGTGGCATTCGGTGGGCAATCCCCAACAGTGAGTGGGGTAATGATGTTATTCTTGCAAGAAGCAGTTGGTGGCATTTTATTTGGCTTATTAACTGGTTTTGTTGCCCATAAATTTATTTCTGCAACTAATGATGGTAGCCTGGAAATTTTAATTACACTAACCATTCCAACTGTCGGATTTGTAATGGCAAACTACTTACATGTTTCTGGTGCATTAGCGATGGTAGTTGCAGGGATTATGATTGGTAACTGGACACGCCGCTCAGGCTTTTCTGAACAGAGCCAGAAATACCTCGATCATTTTTGGGAAATGATTGATCACTCCCTCAACTATCTGTTATTCCTGCTTATTGGATTAAGTACGTTATTGGTTGATTTTACTTTTATCGGTGGTGTATTGATGATTGCTGCTATTCCAATATGCTTGCTGTCTCGCTATGTGAGTTTATGGATTCCATATCAAGTGTTAAAACGTTTCCGTACTTATAATCCTTATACATTAAGAATTATGACGTGGGGTGGTTTACGTGGAGGATTAGGTTTAGCGATGGCTTTATCCGTGCCTTCAGGCGTTGCTATGATTTCAAGTTCAGCTGGTAATCTTGATGTGCGTGATTTAATTTTGTTGATGACTTATGCAGTAGTAACATTCTCTATTCTAGTACAAGGTTCAACTATCGAACCAATGATTAAAAAGGCGAAATTAGTTGATCCAAGACGAATAGCCTTTAACAAACTTGGTGGTAAAGACGATTTTATTCCGCATATTTAG